The following DNA comes from Rhodothermales bacterium.
TCACCCTCCGCACCCGCGACGCCTACGCGTTCCTATTCGAAAGCGTCGAGGGCGGCGAAAAGCTCGCGCGCTACTCGTTCCTTGGGATCGACCCGTTTGCCCTCCTGACGGCCCGCGGCGCCGAGGTCTCCTACCAGGCCCTACGCGATGGTCACCGGCTCACGCCGCCGCCCGCCGGCCACATCTACCACGCCCTGAACCACCTCCTCGGACAATACAAGGAGATCAAGGTCCCGGGTTTTCCACGCCTCACGGGTGGAGCGGCCGTCGGTTACATGGGGTACGACACGGTCCGCCTCATCGAAAAGCTGCCGGCCACCGGCGAAGACGACCTCGGGCTGCCCGACGCCGTCTGGTGTTTCTACGATACCGTCGTCGCGTTTGACCATGTCAAACACCAGATGGTGATCATGGCCGCGGCCTTCATCGAACCCGAAACCAACCTCCAGGCCGCGTTCGACGAGGCCGGCGGGCGCATCGAGGCGCTCGCGCAAACGCTCCGCCACGGCGCCTTCACGCCGCCGACCCCCATCCGGCTCAAAAGCGGCGCCCTGCGCTCAGCCACCGAACGGCCGGCGTTCGAGGCCGCCGTCGAACGCGCCAAACGCTACATCTACGAAGGCGACATCTTCCAGGTCGTTCTCTCCCAACGATTTACGCTCCAGGCCGAAGGAGATGCCTTCAACCTCTACCGCGCGCTGCGCCAGATCAATCCCTCCCCCTACCTGTTCTACCTGGATTTCGGTCCTTTCAAACTCGTCGGCTCCTCGCCAGAGGTGCTCGTGCGGGTCGAGCAGGACAGGGCGGAGGTGCTCCCCATCGCCGGCACCCGCCCCCGCGGGAAAACGCATGCCGAGGACCTCATACTGGAAAAAGAGCTCCTCGCCGACCCGAAGGAACGGGCCGAACACCTGATGCTGGTGGATCTCGGGCGCAACGACCTCGGACGCGTCTGCTCCTTCCAAACCGTCGAGGTGGATCGCTACGCCTACA
Coding sequences within:
- a CDS encoding chorismate-binding protein, whose protein sequence is MDYTSFTELIAEQRAAGVGRMIVPVIRRLSADLLTPVSAFLTLRTRDAYAFLFESVEGGEKLARYSFLGIDPFALLTARGAEVSYQALRDGHRLTPPPAGHIYHALNHLLGQYKEIKVPGFPRLTGGAAVGYMGYDTVRLIEKLPATGEDDLGLPDAVWCFYDTVVAFDHVKHQMVIMAAAFIEPETNLQAAFDEAGGRIEALAQTLRHGAFTPPTPIRLKSGALRSATERPAFEAAVERAKRYIYEGDIFQVVLSQRFTLQAEGDAFNLYRALRQINPSPYLFYLDFGPFKLVGSSPEVLVRVEQDRAEVLPIAGTRPRGKTHAEDLILEKELLADPKERAEHLMLVDLGRNDLGRVCSFQTVEVDRYAYIERYSHVMHIVSSVAGRVRPGMTPIDVLAACFPAGTVSGAPKVRAMEIIDELEPLKRGVYAGA